Proteins encoded in a region of the Chryseobacterium piperi genome:
- a CDS encoding YMGG-like glycine zipper-containing protein translates to MKNIVLTGIVSLFLMTACKKDDQTAEKSLEQQKIEFQAKQLEIEKQKLAIEKEKMVYEAQKKADSMVEAKKTRAVASHNSQPKVITKTRTVYRDRESQSNNNGSYANNGNNSSQGTTQKKGMSKAAKGTIIGTVGGAAAGAIISKNNRGLGAVIGGVVGGATGYTIGRAGDRKDGRVKPRN, encoded by the coding sequence ATGAAGAATATAGTATTAACAGGAATCGTGTCGTTATTTTTAATGACCGCTTGTAAGAAAGACGATCAGACGGCTGAAAAGTCATTAGAGCAGCAGAAAATTGAATTTCAGGCTAAGCAACTTGAGATAGAAAAGCAAAAACTGGCCATTGAAAAGGAAAAAATGGTTTATGAAGCTCAGAAAAAAGCAGATAGTATGGTCGAGGCTAAAAAAACAAGAGCAGTAGCATCCCATAATTCACAACCTAAAGTAATTACAAAAACAAGAACCGTATATAGAGACAGAGAGTCTCAATCAAATAACAACGGTTCTTATGCTAATAATGGAAATAACTCATCACAAGGAACTACTCAGAAAAAAGGAATGAGTAAGGCAGCCAAAGGTACCATCATTGGTACAGTAGGTGGAGCAGCAGCTGGTGCTATCATTAGTAAAAACAACAGAGGACTGGGTGCTGTAATTGGAGGTGTTGTAGGTGGTGCTACCGGTTATACAATCGGAAGGGCCGGTGATAGAAAAGACGGAAGAGTAAAACCACGGAATTAA
- a CDS encoding fibronectin type III domain-containing protein, with protein sequence MKRFSIFLILLLCLIDVGLYAQGPTALPYVQDFSTANDLTLVNGSQINKWEYGSATGNAASSIYISNNGGTTNAYTTGNTSIVHAYKDVLIPAGSTVATLAFDWKAGGESTYDYLRVWQVPATFTPTAGTQITAGGGNIQVGQFNQQTTWQTYLSTTLSVNSFAGNTMRLVFEWVNDDSAGTQPPVAIDNINLSIPTCLSPSAPVVSAVTATTATLGWTAPTPAPGVGYEYYFSTTNTPPTAATTGTAATGISATATPLLPNTTYYWWVRSVCSATDKSIWIAGSNFTTTQVAATIPYIQDFSTGNDFGFSNGTQPNKWVYGSATGNPAGSIYISDNGTANNYNTGLSSITQAYKDILVPAGTTTATLSFNWKADGESSYDYLRVWLVPATFTPTAGTQITTGGGRIQLGNNYNQQTSWQTFLDPALDISSFAGATMRLVFEWRNDSSGGTQPPVGIDNISLSIPTCLIPTALTSSAITSNSATLAWTAPSPAPANGYAYYISTSSTPPVAGTAPSGTSTGTSVTLPSLAPNTTYYWWVKSVCSPTDSSIWVSGTNFTTTQIPATIPYNQNFSGANDFGFTNGSQPNKWVYGSAAGNPANSIYISDNGTANNYNTGLTSVTQAYRDIAVPAGTTAATLSFDWKADGESSYDYLRVWLVPASYVPTAGVQIPTGGGRIQLGNNYNQQTSWQTYFNTNLDLSTFAGTTMRLVFEWRNDSSGGTQPPAAIDNINLIIPTCKVPTAMSVGTITSNSATISWTAPSPAPGMGYAYYLTTTNVPPVAGTAPTGTSTGTSVTLPSLAPNTTYYWWVKSVCSSTDSSLWVAGPTFTTTQIPATIPYNQNFSGANDFGFSNGTQPNKWVYGSATGNPANSIYISDNGTANNYNTGLSSVTQAYRDILVPVGASIATLSFDWKGNGESTYDYLRVWLVPASFMPTAGVQITAGTGRIQLGNNYNQQSTWQSYLNANLNISSFAGTTMRLVFEWRNDSSGGTQPPAAVDNVRLIICSTATPTVTVSGITHNAANITWPQDIGGASYNVRYRPVGSGGAWTTVSVPAVVAPATTNSYSLTNLLPATLYEVEVAAVCNSIPGNYSHNEFLTRCDPTPPNVTVSNITTTSALITWAPLATSSSYKMRYRIVGSGNTGWSADIILPLAPTNTYLLPGLNVYTTYEVQVANKCDNETTYNGWSSPAVFTTERTCDLPPPGLTITNLTPITATVIWDSFPGATYILRYRKVGIPSWTTVALTNNNYIITGLTELTKYEMEVANVCNGTPGTYTPPYYFTTPTVVYCQMSSGNSASEFISKVTVKPTGKPTMENASDASNYSDFTGDPTKFIELIQGSTGNEISIEKSWTGNNYDEGIAVWIDFDRNGSFDIDERILVSSPNTTTPVKGTFNVPTDAFISTTDYKYVVMRVAMQREGIPVNCLSFANGEVEDYTVRISKNPVPNATNQTDILIYPNPVSTVLNVKNISKRANYKLYNAAGQLVSSGIILNNKIDVSRLINGVYVIDIEDVQGSAQKKFIKE encoded by the coding sequence ATGAAGAGATTTTCTATTTTTTTAATACTTCTTCTTTGTTTGATCGATGTGGGGTTATATGCTCAAGGCCCGACAGCTTTGCCATATGTTCAGGATTTTTCCACGGCAAATGATCTCACACTGGTTAATGGAAGTCAAATCAATAAATGGGAATACGGTTCCGCGACAGGTAATGCAGCGAGCTCCATTTATATTTCGAATAACGGAGGAACAACTAATGCTTATACAACAGGTAACACGAGTATAGTTCATGCTTATAAGGATGTTCTCATTCCGGCAGGTTCTACCGTGGCTACTTTAGCATTTGATTGGAAAGCAGGTGGGGAAAGTACATATGATTATTTAAGAGTTTGGCAGGTACCTGCTACTTTTACACCAACAGCAGGAACTCAAATTACTGCCGGAGGGGGTAATATTCAGGTTGGTCAATTTAACCAACAAACCACATGGCAGACTTACCTTAGTACAACGTTAAGCGTCAATAGTTTTGCCGGTAATACAATGCGTCTTGTATTTGAGTGGGTTAATGATGATAGTGCCGGGACACAACCACCTGTAGCAATTGATAATATCAATTTGTCAATTCCTACATGTCTTTCACCTTCTGCTCCGGTTGTATCGGCAGTAACGGCTACTACAGCGACATTGGGCTGGACTGCACCAACTCCTGCACCAGGCGTAGGATATGAGTACTATTTTAGTACAACCAATACACCTCCTACGGCAGCAACGACCGGAACAGCGGCTACCGGAATATCAGCAACCGCAACACCACTTTTACCAAATACAACGTATTATTGGTGGGTGCGTTCAGTTTGTAGTGCTACTGATAAAAGTATCTGGATTGCAGGATCTAATTTTACGACTACACAAGTAGCGGCCACTATTCCGTATATTCAGGATTTTTCTACCGGAAATGATTTTGGATTTAGTAACGGGACGCAACCTAATAAATGGGTATATGGTTCAGCTACAGGGAATCCTGCAGGTTCTATTTATATTTCTGACAATGGAACTGCAAATAATTATAATACCGGGCTCAGCAGTATTACTCAAGCCTATAAAGATATTCTTGTACCAGCTGGAACTACTACCGCTACTTTATCATTTAATTGGAAAGCAGACGGAGAAAGTTCTTATGATTATTTAAGAGTTTGGTTGGTACCGGCTACTTTTACTCCGACTGCAGGAACTCAGATTACTACAGGAGGGGGAAGAATCCAGCTGGGAAACAATTATAATCAACAAACGAGCTGGCAGACTTTTCTTGATCCGGCTTTAGATATCAGCAGTTTTGCAGGAGCAACAATGCGTTTGGTCTTCGAATGGAGAAATGACAGTAGTGGAGGTACACAACCGCCAGTAGGAATTGATAACATTAGCTTATCTATTCCTACATGCTTAATACCGACTGCTTTAACTTCATCTGCTATTACATCTAATTCTGCAACTTTAGCATGGACTGCACCTTCTCCAGCTCCGGCCAATGGATATGCATATTATATCAGTACTTCAAGTACACCACCGGTTGCAGGAACTGCTCCATCTGGAACAAGTACAGGAACTTCAGTGACATTGCCTTCTCTGGCTCCGAATACAACCTATTATTGGTGGGTGAAATCTGTTTGTAGCCCAACAGATAGTAGTATCTGGGTTTCAGGTACAAACTTTACCACAACACAAATACCGGCAACTATTCCATATAACCAGAATTTCTCCGGAGCGAATGATTTTGGCTTTACTAACGGAAGTCAGCCTAATAAGTGGGTGTATGGTTCGGCTGCTGGAAATCCTGCGAATTCTATTTATATTTCAGATAACGGAACTGCAAATAATTATAATACAGGGCTTACCAGTGTTACCCAAGCTTACAGAGATATCGCTGTTCCCGCAGGAACTACTGCCGCTACTTTATCATTTGACTGGAAAGCAGACGGGGAAAGTTCTTATGATTATCTAAGGGTTTGGCTGGTACCTGCATCTTATGTTCCTACTGCTGGAGTTCAGATTCCAACAGGAGGAGGAAGAATTCAATTAGGAAATAATTATAATCAACAAACGAGCTGGCAGACTTATTTTAATACCAATTTGGATTTAAGCACTTTTGCCGGGACGACAATGCGTCTGGTATTCGAATGGAGGAATGACAGCAGTGGTGGTACTCAACCTCCGGCAGCTATTGATAATATCAATTTGATTATCCCTACATGTAAAGTGCCTACAGCGATGTCTGTTGGAACAATAACATCCAATTCTGCAACAATAAGCTGGACAGCACCATCTCCGGCACCAGGGATGGGATATGCTTATTATCTTACAACGACCAATGTGCCACCAGTTGCAGGAACTGCACCAACAGGAACAAGTACGGGGACCTCAGTGACATTACCGTCTCTTGCTCCAAATACGACTTATTACTGGTGGGTAAAATCTGTTTGTAGCTCAACGGACAGCAGTCTTTGGGTTGCGGGTCCTACTTTTACTACCACACAAATACCGGCAACTATTCCATATAATCAGAATTTCTCCGGAGCAAATGATTTTGGATTTAGTAACGGAACTCAACCTAACAAATGGGTATATGGTTCAGCTACAGGAAACCCTGCAAATTCTATTTATATTTCAGATAATGGAACTGCAAATAATTACAATACAGGGCTAAGCAGCGTTACTCAAGCGTACAGGGATATTCTTGTTCCTGTAGGAGCTTCTATTGCTACTTTATCTTTTGATTGGAAAGGGAATGGAGAAAGCACATACGATTACCTAAGAGTATGGCTGGTACCTGCATCATTTATGCCTACTGCAGGTGTACAGATTACAGCGGGTACAGGAAGAATACAATTAGGAAATAATTATAACCAGCAGTCTACATGGCAGTCATATCTGAATGCTAATTTAAACATCAGCAGCTTTGCAGGTACTACCATGCGTCTGGTATTCGAATGGAGAAATGACAGCAGTGGTGGTACTCAACCTCCTGCTGCCGTAGATAATGTAAGGTTAATTATATGCAGTACTGCAACACCTACTGTAACGGTGAGTGGTATTACTCATAATGCTGCTAATATTACATGGCCTCAGGATATTGGAGGCGCATCTTATAATGTAAGATACAGACCTGTAGGTTCTGGTGGAGCATGGACTACAGTAAGTGTTCCTGCTGTTGTTGCTCCGGCAACAACGAATAGCTATAGCTTGACAAACTTACTGCCGGCAACTTTATATGAAGTAGAAGTAGCTGCAGTTTGTAACAGTATTCCTGGGAATTATTCTCACAATGAATTTTTAACAAGATGTGATCCTACACCTCCAAACGTTACGGTAAGTAATATTACTACAACTTCTGCCTTGATAACTTGGGCGCCACTTGCAACCAGCTCTTCTTATAAAATGAGATATAGAATAGTGGGCAGTGGTAATACAGGATGGAGTGCTGATATTATATTACCTTTAGCGCCAACCAATACTTATCTTTTACCAGGCCTTAATGTTTATACTACTTACGAAGTTCAGGTTGCGAATAAGTGTGATAACGAAACTACGTATAACGGATGGTCGTCTCCTGCGGTATTTACTACGGAGAGAACATGTGATTTACCGCCTCCGGGATTAACGATCACTAATTTAACACCAATCACTGCTACGGTAATCTGGGATTCTTTCCCTGGAGCTACTTATATCCTGAGATATAGAAAAGTAGGTATTCCGAGCTGGACTACAGTGGCGTTAACCAACAATAATTATATTATTACAGGATTAACCGAACTGACAAAGTATGAAATGGAGGTTGCTAATGTGTGTAATGGTACACCGGGAACTTATACACCTCCTTATTACTTTACAACACCTACCGTAGTTTATTGTCAGATGTCTTCCGGAAACTCTGCGAGTGAATTTATTTCAAAAGTTACGGTAAAGCCTACAGGTAAACCAACGATGGAAAATGCTTCTGACGCATCAAACTATTCAGACTTTACAGGAGATCCTACGAAATTTATAGAATTGATTCAAGGTTCTACAGGGAATGAGATTTCCATAGAAAAATCATGGACCGGAAATAACTATGATGAAGGAATAGCTGTGTGGATTGACTTTGATAGAAATGGATCATTTGACATTGATGAAAGAATTCTGGTATCTTCACCGAATACTACAACACCTGTTAAAGGGACTTTCAATGTACCAACTGATGCATTTATCAGTACTACGGATTATAAATATGTAGTGATGAGAGTGGCTATGCAAAGAGAAGGTATTCCTGTAAATTGTTTAAGTTTCGCAAATGGGGAAGTTGAAGACTATACCGTGAGGATTTCTAAAAATCCAGTGCCTAATGCAACTAATCAAACGGATATCTTGATTTATCCTAATCCGGTGAGCACAGTGTTGAATGTGAAGAATATCAGCAAAAGAGCAAATTATAAACTTTATAATGCAGCGGGCCAGCTGGTATCTAGTGGGATTATCTTAAACAATAAGATTGATGTAAGCAGATTGATTAATGGAGTATATGTAATCGACATCGAAGATGTTCAGGGTTCGGCTCAAAAGAAATTTATTAAAGAATAA
- a CDS encoding ATP-binding protein, which produces METLSATSNIANKVRNTRLPRTKPLMPLFEVISNSIHSIEEAEKAALLKKAEGEIVIKCIRKGGDDVLSSLPEIDRYPIHSFEIIDNGIGLNADNLKSFVEADTDHKIEIGGKGVGRFVCLKAFTELNIYSQFRDESDSLKAISFDFRNTKKGFHNIEEPKPIYDSTGTKVVLKTYKEDYQKNLDFDLHSVAKEIVAHFQLYFIREQVPKIIIRNQNNVEFNLLNLYNAEFKSDVQKREFNLDGEDFILFLTKSLEFQSHKIHFCAHNRSVVNEGLYTRIIDLGRSFIKDEHGEKFFYQAYVVGDLLDEYVDTERIGFNFPGVDDGTEEESLYINLSRLRRASVNCIEDILSDFLKSIRTQKVENYRPTITEELPQYRSTLNYRKSEVMKLAPDLPKEKLDIELYKIEAKWRLEVKEEKIKLLDEKKDITNHEEYAKKYEKFLAEFNEIGKSDLARYVVHRRTIIELLENLIGVNSESKFENEDLLHNIFFPIRTTSDEITPDKQNLWLIDERLTYHSFLASDKTFNSINEVSQDSKDRTDLLIYNEVFAFSDSKMAPHNSFTIVEFKKPMRDNYQDYNEEKNPIEQTEKYIDSLLDKKVKGRNRRTIEVTDKTPFYVYIICDITPSLEKVLKNREFGKTPDGKGYFKVKSKYYSAYFEVLPFEKVLDDARKRNRILFEKLNID; this is translated from the coding sequence ATGGAAACACTATCCGCAACATCAAATATTGCTAATAAAGTAAGAAATACGAGGTTACCTCGTACAAAACCTTTAATGCCATTGTTCGAAGTAATAAGTAACTCTATTCATTCGATTGAAGAAGCGGAAAAAGCTGCTCTTTTGAAGAAAGCAGAAGGAGAAATTGTTATAAAATGTATAAGGAAGGGCGGCGATGACGTACTAAGTAGCCTTCCGGAAATAGATAGATATCCAATTCATTCTTTTGAAATCATCGATAATGGTATAGGGTTAAATGCTGACAATTTGAAATCATTTGTTGAGGCTGACACAGACCATAAAATAGAAATAGGAGGCAAAGGCGTTGGAAGATTTGTATGCCTGAAAGCTTTTACTGAACTTAATATTTATAGCCAATTCAGAGATGAAAGTGATAGTTTAAAAGCTATTTCTTTTGATTTTAGAAATACTAAAAAAGGCTTTCATAATATTGAGGAACCTAAGCCTATATATGATTCTACAGGAACTAAAGTAGTGCTTAAAACGTATAAAGAAGATTATCAGAAAAATCTTGATTTTGATTTACATTCTGTTGCTAAAGAGATAGTAGCCCATTTTCAATTATACTTCATTAGGGAACAAGTTCCGAAGATAATAATAAGAAATCAAAATAATGTTGAATTTAATTTGCTTAACCTTTATAATGCAGAGTTCAAAAGTGATGTCCAAAAGAGAGAGTTTAATTTAGATGGCGAAGATTTCATTTTGTTCTTAACTAAATCTCTTGAATTCCAAAGCCATAAAATACACTTTTGCGCTCATAACAGAAGTGTTGTTAATGAAGGCTTATATACAAGAATAATAGATTTAGGCAGATCTTTTATAAAGGACGAGCACGGTGAAAAATTTTTTTATCAAGCTTACGTTGTAGGAGATCTTTTAGATGAGTATGTAGATACAGAGCGAATCGGCTTTAATTTTCCTGGCGTGGATGATGGAACAGAAGAAGAGTCATTATATATTAATTTATCAAGGCTGAGAAGAGCTTCTGTTAATTGCATTGAAGATATCCTATCAGATTTCTTGAAATCAATAAGAACCCAAAAAGTAGAAAATTATAGACCTACTATCACTGAAGAACTTCCGCAATATAGAAGCACATTAAACTACCGTAAATCTGAAGTAATGAAACTTGCTCCTGATCTGCCAAAAGAAAAACTTGATATCGAATTATATAAAATTGAGGCAAAGTGGAGATTAGAAGTGAAGGAAGAAAAAATAAAGCTTCTGGATGAAAAAAAAGATATCACAAATCATGAGGAATATGCTAAAAAATATGAAAAATTTTTAGCAGAATTTAATGAGATTGGTAAATCTGACTTAGCCAGATATGTAGTACATAGACGAACTATAATAGAATTACTTGAGAATCTGATTGGAGTCAACTCTGAAAGTAAATTTGAAAATGAAGATTTATTACATAATATTTTCTTTCCAATAAGAACAACATCTGATGAAATCACACCAGACAAGCAAAATCTTTGGTTGATTGATGAAAGATTAACGTATCATTCATTTCTGGCATCAGACAAAACTTTCAATAGCATTAACGAAGTTTCTCAAGATAGCAAAGACAGAACAGATCTCTTGATTTATAACGAAGTCTTTGCATTTTCTGATTCAAAGATGGCCCCCCATAATTCTTTCACAATTGTAGAGTTTAAAAAGCCGATGAGGGATAATTATCAGGACTATAATGAAGAAAAAAATCCAATTGAACAGACTGAAAAATACATTGATAGTTTATTGGACAAGAAAGTAAAAGGACGAAATAGAAGAACGATCGAAGTAACTGACAAAACTCCTTTCTATGTTTATATTATTTGTGATATTACTCCTTCATTAGAAAAAGTTTTAAAAAACAGAGAGTTCGGAAAAACTCCTGATGGTAAAGGCTATTTTAAAGTTAAAAGTAAATACTACTCTGCATATTTTGAGGTATTGCCATTTGAAAAAGTATTAGATGATGCTAGAAAGAGAAATAGAATACTCTTTGAAAAGCTCAACATTGACTAA
- a CDS encoding NUMOD4 domain-containing protein: MKLPQELEDEYVKKVLYNHSLENLPYEQWKQIEGFENYEISNYGRVKSLSRLSHISLGGEHWVSQKIRKLLFTKQYNNYLKTDVYNVHCGLSLNGRKYTRSVARLVYYHFVEKFDMEDRSFVISYKDNNVFNKHSTNLKKISVKEKRLNTFRKNRAKNVHVDYMKPVSQYTIGGDFIASFESIYAAEEKLGIACESIMDVINKNILTSGTFRWFLQDNPPKKEEFYMVKTPDTLNGVLNKYLWEKLGKPLIDKDNPPSCFNLSIKDLPGEHWVSIPIPGFESRFVLSNKGRVKRLSGWISKGKVMFLQEKILSQKLIINSEKTYSLSCTLSNEGKYVQVVMSKLLYCCFVEKFDLSDRNLMVVNESNPQWDIDISKLSLYTANYVLKGKYRNSNSLGKENN, encoded by the coding sequence ATGAAACTGCCACAAGAACTAGAGGACGAATATGTAAAAAAAGTTCTCTATAACCATTCCTTAGAAAACCTTCCGTATGAGCAATGGAAGCAGATTGAAGGTTTTGAGAATTATGAGATATCCAATTACGGAAGGGTGAAGAGCCTGAGTCGTCTTTCTCATATATCATTAGGAGGAGAACATTGGGTTTCCCAAAAAATCCGAAAGTTACTTTTTACCAAACAGTATAATAACTATCTTAAAACTGATGTTTATAATGTTCACTGCGGATTATCTTTGAACGGTCGTAAGTATACAAGATCTGTTGCTCGTTTGGTGTACTATCATTTTGTTGAAAAATTTGATATGGAGGATCGTTCTTTTGTGATTTCATATAAAGATAATAACGTATTTAATAAACATAGTACTAATTTAAAGAAAATTTCAGTCAAAGAGAAACGCCTTAATACCTTTCGTAAGAATCGGGCAAAAAACGTACATGTCGATTACATGAAGCCAGTGAGTCAATATACTATAGGAGGAGATTTTATTGCTAGTTTTGAAAGTATATATGCTGCAGAGGAAAAATTGGGTATTGCTTGTGAAAGCATTATGGATGTTATAAATAAAAACATCTTAACCTCAGGGACATTTCGGTGGTTTTTGCAAGATAATCCTCCTAAAAAAGAGGAGTTTTATATGGTAAAAACTCCAGATACCTTAAATGGGGTACTTAATAAGTATCTGTGGGAGAAGCTTGGTAAACCCTTAATAGACAAAGACAACCCTCCTTCATGTTTTAATTTGTCAATTAAAGATCTTCCCGGAGAGCACTGGGTGTCAATTCCGATTCCCGGTTTTGAATCTCGATTTGTTTTATCTAATAAAGGTAGGGTGAAAAGATTAAGTGGTTGGATTTCAAAAGGAAAGGTTATGTTTTTACAGGAAAAAATTTTATCCCAAAAATTGATCATTAATAGTGAAAAAACGTACTCTCTATCCTGTACATTAAGTAATGAAGGGAAATATGTTCAGGTTGTAATGAGTAAGTTACTCTATTGTTGTTTTGTAGAAAAGTTTGATTTATCAGACAGAAATTTGATGGTCGTCAATGAAAGTAATCCTCAATGGGATATCGATATTTCAAAACTCTCACTATATACGGCTAATTATGTACTGAAGGGAAAATATAGAAATTCTAATAGCCTGGGTAAGGAGAATAATTAA
- a CDS encoding GNAT family N-acetyltransferase has translation MICAKKIQEKKIIEILVDSFEKIYIDNSINFIVGFDKDRKKKLQGLFKFQFRMALMFGNVFINEDNDSVILFLHSKKFTFKRLLLEIDLALNVIGLTNIFKVLKRERVLKSNHNSTNYIHLWLMGTKPSSQGKGKGGRLIRETLDFYSGHTIILETTAPENVKFYQKVGFQIFEENNALNYPLYFMRHV, from the coding sequence ATGATTTGCGCGAAAAAAATACAAGAAAAAAAAATTATTGAAATTTTAGTAGATAGTTTTGAGAAGATCTATATTGATAACTCAATCAACTTTATAGTTGGATTTGATAAAGATCGTAAAAAGAAATTACAAGGATTATTTAAGTTCCAGTTTAGAATGGCTTTGATGTTCGGGAATGTCTTTATTAATGAAGATAATGATTCTGTTATACTTTTTTTACACTCAAAAAAATTTACTTTCAAAAGATTACTTTTAGAAATTGACCTAGCCTTAAACGTTATTGGCTTAACTAACATTTTTAAAGTGTTAAAAAGAGAAAGGGTATTAAAAAGTAATCATAACAGTACCAATTACATCCATCTTTGGTTGATGGGAACTAAGCCGTCTTCACAAGGTAAAGGTAAAGGAGGAAGACTGATTAGGGAGACTTTAGATTTTTATTCTGGGCATACCATAATTTTAGAAACTACAGCTCCTGAAAATGTTAAGTTTTATCAAAAAGTGGGCTTCCAGATTTTTGAAGAAAATAATGCTCTTAACTATCCACTTTATTTTATGAGACATGTTTAA
- the istB gene encoding IS21-like element helper ATPase IstB: MNQATLEKMKHLKLHGMHRAFSTTMETGSISYTNDELIAYLIESEYDDRESRKVERLITTAKFRYRTFMEEITASSSRNIDKNTIGRLSSCDFISQKQNILITGSTGVGKSFIATTIGYKACTMGYKVMYFSINKLFSKLKMAKADGSYLKEIDRIEKQDLIILDDFGLQSLDNLKRQDFMEIIEDRHGKRSTIIASQLPVSAWHEVIAEQTIADAILDRMVHNSLRIDLKGESMRRKKADQKISSE; this comes from the coding sequence ATGAATCAGGCAACATTAGAAAAAATGAAACATTTAAAGCTCCACGGGATGCACAGGGCGTTTTCCACAACAATGGAAACAGGAAGTATCTCCTATACCAATGATGAACTTATAGCCTACTTGATTGAATCCGAGTATGACGACAGGGAAAGCAGAAAGGTAGAAAGATTGATTACCACAGCTAAGTTCAGATACAGGACATTTATGGAAGAGATTACGGCCTCTTCTTCCAGAAATATTGATAAGAATACTATTGGAAGATTATCTTCCTGCGATTTTATATCACAGAAACAGAATATTCTTATTACCGGCAGTACAGGAGTTGGAAAAAGTTTTATCGCAACTACCATTGGATACAAAGCCTGTACAATGGGATATAAAGTCATGTACTTCAGCATCAACAAACTCTTCTCAAAGCTTAAGATGGCTAAGGCAGACGGATCTTACCTTAAAGAGATAGACCGAATAGAAAAGCAGGATCTTATTATCCTTGATGATTTTGGATTACAATCCCTGGATAATCTTAAACGTCAGGATTTTATGGAGATTATAGAAGACAGACACGGAAAACGTTCCACTATTATTGCTTCGCAACTGCCTGTAAGTGCCTGGCATGAAGTCATTGCGGAACAAACAATAGCCGATGCAATACTTGACAGAATGGTTCACAACTCCCTGAGAATAGACCTTAAAGGAGAATCGATGAGAAGAAAAAAAGCTGATCAGAAAATCAGCTCAGAGTAA